ttatttctgttagTAGTATAAAGCTCGTAAAAGAAAGcgtaattattaaaaaaaacacgattttatctaaagcaaaaactttttttaatatatttgccaaataaatgaaatgaaagataaaaaaaatgttaatttgtagAGCTCCAAAAAGAGTTAATTTTTAAGAGAGTATCTCCAAAACAACCattagaaagaaaaggaaaaccagCACTGACACGTTCACCAAGACAGTTCAGTCCTTAAGCAGCTAAACTCAatcaaaatgtctaaaatgtgATTTCAGGGATGAAACCAGGTGAAAGAAAACATGCATTACGGGGACAGATTTATGACTGTGTGTTTACTTTCTCCGACCTGTTAGTAAATGATTCATAAAAGGAGGAGCAAAACCTTCTCTTTTCTTGCTTTTGCCTTTTTGTCAATCATTCAGGAattattttcttctattttgctttttatattttctttttagccaGTATTTGTGTTACTATTAACACATTTCAGGAAGAACTCTGACATCACCACAGCAAGAAGAGGATAATATGGACTCATAATTTCACCCAAAGTTGTTGAgttttttccaattttgttAAATTTCTGTGACAATGGAATCAATTGGCTGggattgtttgttttgttttttcctgcttcTGCTGGTGTTCCTGTGGCTTGTGGCTCTTCGATGGCCCAGAGTGCATTGCTGGGGGAGACGGGCTGTCAGGGCTGCAAGCTGGAGTTTGTGGGTCATTGTTTGCCAGATCATTGAACTCCCACTTCACAGGAATATGGAGACGTGCATTAAGGAGACAGAATCCCCTGAAACAGCAGACATTTTATCAGATTTAGGTGGAAAGTTAGACGGAGCCAGGTTTATCTGCAAGGCCACGGCTCTAGCCAAACATTTACAGCAGCACTGCAGCTCACTGAACATGTCTAACTTAGCCTCCTGGCCCAGAGGAGACCCCCACCTCCAGACCGTGTCCAGCCAGCTGTGTGGACAATATGGAGACACTACCCAATTCACAAGAGAGAACCTGGTATTGAAGGATGGGGGAATGGTTGCTCTGGACTGGGCTGTGGGGACAAGACATGATGATGCGGGAGTGAGGAAAAGATAGGAGCCAAGGAGAGAGCATCAGCTAGGGAGGAAAGGTCTGGGCTGCTTCACCCAAACCCCTCCTGTCCTTCTCCTCATCCCTCAGTCCTGGGGTGGAATGACACCTCATTTAAAGTTGCTTTCCCAGGAGGCCATGCTGCAGGGCTTTTATGTGGTGGTGTTTCACCATCGCGGGACAGCGGGATCCCCGTTAAGTACAGCACGACTGATGGAGTTTGGAGACCCGTCTGATCTTGAAGAGgtagaaaatatatttctaatgTTTAGTAATCTTGAACTGTTTTTCCAAATGTTGGTATCCCACAAGACTCTGTTTTCGGCCCCATTTTATTCTTGTTGTTGAGCTCAGTTAAACATGGTGTCCACTTTCACTGTGCTTCTTAGTAATGCATCCAACTTTaggttatttttgtttaatttcttttgttATCTGAAACTTAATTTTAAATTGATCTTTTCTCAAATGatttcccccaaaaaatgttacatttttaattttcttctggaataaataccttcacatttgcatttttctgtcaAAGTGATCATTTCATCACCCAAAAATGTTTCACCCAGCTGCATTTCTTTTTGAGCTCccctttttcaaacagtataATTGAGCATTGTTCTCTTTCAGGCAGTGGCTTACGTCCACAGCCGTCGGCCGTCCTCCATGCTATTTGCAGTGAGTGAGGGTTCAGGCTCAGGTGTCCTCCTCTCCTATTTGGGAGAATGTGGGTCCGGCTCCCACctgactgcagctgcagccatCTCACCCGTGCTGCTGGGCCAGCTGTGGTTTGAAACACTGATGCCTCCGATTTATCGATGGGGGGCGCTTTTTCACCGGAAACAGCAGCTCAGTAGGTGAGAGaaactgttgaaaaaacaaagaatcgaTGTAAACTAtgatcaaaatgtttatttaaatgtttttcttctacTTACCGGGATGGTTTTGGAGTCAGATATGAAAACTCTCTGAAAGGCATCCTGGATGTGGATCGGGCTCTCAGCTCTTCATCCCTCAGGGAGTTTGAAGAAGCCCTTTTCTGCACATCAGCCCCGCCTCAGCAGCAACAAACTCATGGGTCTTCCCCTCTGAAGGGTCTGGCCCCCTCGTTGGCCTGGACACTGGGTGAAAGAGCTTACCTGGCAAAGGACTGGGAGGGCTACTGGGGAAGGAATGAACCTCTGAGGGATGCGGATGAGGTGGCGGTTCCCGTCCTCTGCATCTGCAGCAGGGACGACCCCATCCTCCCACCAGCCTCCACCCTTCCCCTTCCCCTCTTCCTGAGCAATCCTTACTTTCTCCTGGTGTTGACGGACAGAGGAGGCCACTGTGGGTTCACACTGGAGAGACGAGCAGAGGCGGATGAAGGGAGGACAAGGactgaagaggaggatgaaaaAAGATGGAGCCACATCCTGGCTCTGGAATACTTCAGAGTGGTAGCCGATTTCCTAAAATACGAGGAGAGCGATGAAACACGCTGGAGGAGATCACTTGATGGGAGTCAAAGTGTACAGAGGAGGACAGAGACGATGGCGGTCCCTCGTAGAAGGAGAACCAATGTGATGAGGAGACCTAAAGCCCAGTCATCACAGCACAGCGGTGTGGACGATCCAGAGAACTTCACCTGGAAGAGGTCCTACACCCGCTAAGGAGACTAGTTTTTGAAGAGGTTAAAGGTggcttttacaaaaaatgtaaatgtaaactctcaaaacatctttaaaaaaaatttaaataaaaacttaataaTAGAATGTGCTAAAATCAGAAGAAATCGAGTttttaacaatgaaaaaaaaaacattcaagagATGTTCTGATCTCATTTCACTTTAAGATCTTGAAGTCTTTCGCTTTGCTTTTTGCTCTACAACTACTAGAACTACTTGTTCTGAATTTTCCCTGAGCATGTTTACATATTCAAGAAAGAACTGTGGAAATGAGGGGATAAAcagttttctcacaaaaaactcTTTCAATAATTCGTACTCATAGAAATATTCCTTCAATAAACCTTCAATTACATTTCTTCATTTGAAGtttaaaaaccttaaaagaaTACTTTAAGATGACTTTGTGGACACAAAAAAGCACCAAGACcatgaaatattaaaattactttattacagatgattttttttgtatccaGTAGCCctcttcaaagaaaaagaaaaaaagtaattacaaacaaaatattacatttatccCCTAAACTTTGCCTCTGCATTTACTTTATacactttaaatctttttatcaTCTGAAGGAATATCTGCTTTAATCTTCTCTGAGACATTCTGTTTTTGCACAATCTATACAGTTTAATACAGATTTCTGAACCAGGGGATTAAAACAGCAAGATCCACATATCGACAGGagagataaaaagaaatactgatAAACAGACTGTACAGAGACTTGACCCTGCCTTCCGCCTTCCTGTCAGCCGACGGCTGTCACTCTGTCACACTGAGGGCGGGGCATCACAGTAGACTCTTTAATCTGGTCAGCTACTTGTGCAATCAGTGCAACTGATCCAGTTGTGGGTGACCAAAGTCTAAAGCTAGACTCAACCCCGCAACCtcgcaagaaaaaaagaaaaaaaacacctgtgaGTTTCAGTAAGCATGAGGTCTTAAACTTTGTTGCTCACTTGGCCCTCTGCAGACGATATCTAGAAAATAAAAGGAGgaatttttaagacaaaaataaaaataaagtggagaggagctggagaagagGTGGATAAAAGATGCACCAGCTTCTGGATAAAGAAAACCGGCATGTTTGCCTGCATAATCGTTGTCGTTTTTCTTTCTAAAGGCAAAAACATCCAATTCTGAGACACAATAGTTGAAAGAAAGGAGGCCCATTGATAAATAAATCAGGAATAAAACCAAAATGGCTTTGTTTTCAAAATCTCAAATAATGGAGGCGTCATTTTTGTAACAGCTGTTAAAAAGTTTAATCCAAAATTTTGCAGAGTGCACCAACTATTTCAGATTTCAGGAAATTtctcaaatatatattttgggACAATTCCTTCTCCACACTTGCATAACCTTCACCTCGTGCCCGAgggtccttaaaaaaaaaacaaaaaaaaaaacctgaagatcCTGAACAGACTCCAGGTCTGCATCAAACACAATTAATGTCAGTAAAATATAGTCGATGCTAAAAGCAAAGACTAACTAAATactcaaaatgtgcaaaattattcTCCTACACGAACAAAATGTTGCCATTTTCAAGGCGATCTGACCTAGCGTTGTGTCGTCAATCACAACAGAATATCTGTAACAAGTTTCCGAACTTGCGGCTGCAAGTAGACCAGTGAAAACTCCAAACCCACCGCTCGTCTAAAACCCCGACATTGTGCCCTCGTTGCAAGATAAATGATTTGTCGATAAGATTTCCACATCTTCAAACTATACAAATATTCACACATTGGCTGTACATTCCAGCTCCGAACAAACGATGCAGCGTTTCTGCACGTCACAATAAGACCGCACTTCTCTACAATcctctttttaaagatttacataataactCACatctacttgttttttttcttctttttttgtttaattaaagagCTCTTTTGCAGTAGATTAGAAGAGGCCGGTGAGtacaaaaacacttcaaaaggaaggggggggggggagacggTGGCTGAGCTTGTGGCCTGGCGgtggtttggggggggggggggggggggcagagcggGCTGTCAGAGCAGGGAAGGTAGCAGGGGCACGGCGGCAGAGACCACAGCATCACCGCTCATCCGTCCTCTTAAGACATTCAGCCGTCGCCGGCCAGCAGAGGGCGACAGCAGCTCTTCCATTAGTGAGCCAACTCCTCTGCTTTGAGCCGCTTCTTCCTAAAATtctaatgtttacattttaattgcaCATGCATCCACCAGTCAAGTTTACAAAACGGTGGATTTCCTGTATGTATGTGTTTCCGCATGAGTCCGATTACCATTGAAAGGTGTGTGAGAGGCTGTGCTTAAGTGCAGCTCGCCGTCATGACGACAGCGGCTAAGCTCTATTTGCATTTATCTTTTTCAACGGCCTGCaggctattttttttgttgttgtcaccccccacccccactgtATCATAAAACACTGCCAAATTAGATATCAGTTAACAATAAACATGTGAAGGTTTTAGGATTCCTCATGAGGCAGAGGGCTGTGGAAACCCCAGTCCTGAACTGATGAAGATGAGcatgcagctaaaaaaaaaaaaaagaaaaaaataacaagagttCAAATTTCACTTGGCCTTCTGACAATACCTGACCAAAACACGGCAGCAAATGTTGGCATCAACAGTTAAGTCCAGCTATTGCTATCTTAGCAGCTTCATTCAGTGTACTTGCATAACTCTGATCGTCATTTGAAAGTATCCCATGGTACTTTAGAGGTGAACGCTCGTCCTGTAGCCACAATAACATCAATAATAACTATTGGTACTTGAGCTCTCATTACCTTTTCCCTCTGTTGTCTCCTTTTGGCTGCAAGTGGCTTAATAGATTACACCTCACTGGTATCTACAACACCAAATATCCACTTAAAGAAatcctttgcagaaaaaaaaaaacaacggtaAACCACTCAACTGTTTTCACGGGGAAATTGTCACCAAAGGGTTTATGGCAATGGAAGCTGGCAAACAAGCACACAGAGCAACCCTGTTCAAATGACACGACTGTAGTGTGGCACACTGGAAATGGCCCTCGGCTATCTTGGATTAGTGTCTGGGTTTCCACAGATGCTGCCAGCTTTACAACAAAATGTTGGGGTGGATGTGGAACCCAGTCTGAGTATTATGGGATGTGGCGCCGCCTCAgagtgtgtaggtgtgtgttgTGCTGAGGCGACCCCCGTCTTCTGCGAGTGTGTGCTCTACGTGTATGACAGGTGCGATCCGTTGGAGATCTGAGAGGTGATGCTGGCGCTCCTGCTCATGCCCTGTTCACTCCTCCCCCCTGATGACGTCCTCCTCATAGCCTGTGGGCTGTTCCTCACCCCCCCTGTGCTTCCCTGGCTAACCCTCTGACTCCCTCCTACGGGGTTGTGGAGACTCCAAGGTGGTGGGCCCCCGGCGAGCATGGGGTGACCCCAGGGCTGCTGCGAGCTGGAGCTCCCCTGGTGGTGATGACTGTGCTGGCTGCCTCCTCCGCCTCCTCCGGACCAGTGGCCTCCCCCTTGAGGCCCGGAGCCTCCACCGCCTCCTCCACCCCAGCCTCCCTGGGAATCGGGAGCCAAGTTAGTCAGAACCATGTTGCTGAAACCCAGCCGCAGGGACTCCGAGTCGAAAGCCTCGATTTCTCGGGCCTGGCGCTCCAGCAGAGAGCGGATTCGCTCCAAGCGCTCGTTTTGCAGGGAAAGCATTTCCTCCTCGATCTGGTGAGAAAAGTGTTACGCAAGTCATTAAAATACACGTAGAAACCACTAAGATGTTACGAGAAAATAAACGGTGTGCATAGGCTGGTGAATATTTTGAAACACACTCCTGAAAGTTCTGACATAAATGCACACAAAGCCAACCTGAGGCCGGCCTTACCTTCTGCTCCAGCAGAGCTCGCCGC
The DNA window shown above is from Oryzias latipes chromosome 14, ASM223467v1 and carries:
- the LOC101166156 gene encoding protein ABHD15, translating into MAQSALLGETGCQGCKLEFEPRREHQLGRKGLGCFTQTPPVLLLIPQSWGGMTPHLKLLSQEAMLQGFYVVVFHHRGTAGSPLSTARLMEFGDPSDLEEAVAYVHSRRPSSMLFAVSEGSGSGVLLSYLGECGSGSHLTAAAAISPVLLGQLWFETLMPPIYRWGALFHRKQQLSRYENSLKGILDVDRALSSSSLREFEEALFCTSAPPQQQQTHGSSPLKGLAPSLAWTLGERAYLAKDWEGYWGRNEPLRDADEVAVPVLCICSRDDPILPPASTLPLPLFLSNPYFLLVLTDRGGHCGFTLERRAEADEGRTRTEEEDEKRWSHILALEYFRVVADFLKYEESDETRWRRSLDGSQSVQRRTETMAVPRRRRTNVMRRPKAQSSQHSGVDDPENFTWKRSYTR